Within candidate division KSB1 bacterium, the genomic segment AGCTGCACATCCGCCTGACTGGGCACGCCAAAGCGCAGCAGCGTGGAGCTGTGGAACGGATTGGGAAAGTTCTGCGCCAGGTAGAAGCTTTCGGGTGTTCCTGGCCGGTCCCGGTGCACCCTGGACTGCGTGCGGTGGTACACCAGCACCCCACTCCCCTCGGTGGCGGCGTAGATGTAGCTTGGGTCTTTCGGGTCGACACGGATCTTCCTAACAGCGACAAAGTGAGAAGGAACGCCCTCTTGGAACTGCTGCCATGTTGCGCCGGCGTCGTAACTCACGTAAATCTCCGTCCCCGCCGCGTAGACGATGTTGGTGTCCACCGGGTCGATGGCCACGGAGACCACACAATGTGCCTGGCCCAGGGCAATGCCAGTGTTTGCAGGCACCCACGAGCGTCCCCCGTCCAAAGACTTGTGCACACCCCAGTCATAATAAACTGCGGCAAAAAGCGTCCGC encodes:
- a CDS encoding T9SS type A sorting domain-containing protein, with amino-acid sequence RTLFAAVYYDWGVHKSLDGGRSWVPANTGIALGQAHCVVSVAIDPVDTNIVYAAGTEIYVSYDAGATWQQFQEGVPSHFVAVRKIRVDPKDPSYIYAATEGSGVLVYHRTQSRVHRDRPGTPESFYLAQNFPNPFHSSTLLRFGVPSQADVQLEVFDVSGRRVRLLADEHRAPGHYSVVWDGRGDDGVRVPAGVYFCRLRAGQVVQVRKMTLVY